CCGGCCGACGGTACCCACTGTGCTGTGACCGCAGTCACAGTCCGCCCTCCCGCTCCGCGCCCGCATCCTGACGCCCGGCGCCCGGCCGGCGGCGCGCGCCGTACGCTCGGGGCGTGAGCGACGCGCCCGACATCAAGCCCCGTTCCCGCGACGTCACCGACGGCCTGGAGAGGGCCGCGGCGCGAGGCATGCTGCGGGCGGTGGGCATGGGCGACGAGGACTTCGCCAAGCCCCAGATCGGCGTGGCCTCGAGCTGGAACGAGATCACCCCCTGCAACCTCTCCCTGCAGCGGCTGGCCCAGGCGGTCAAGCACGGCGTGCACGCGGCGGGCGGCTTCCCGATGGAGTTCGGCACCATCTCGGTCTCCGACGGCATCTCGATGGGCCACGAGGGGATGCACTTCTCGCTGGTCTCGCGCGAGGTCATCGCCGACTCGGTCGAGACGGTGATGAGCGCCGAGCGGATGGACGGCTCGGTGCTGCTGGCCGGCTGCGACAAGTCGCTGCCCGGGATGATGATGGCCGCCGCGCGGCTCGACCTGGCCAGCGTCTTCCTGTACGCCGGGTCGATCATGCCCGGCCAGGTCGACGGTCGCGACGTGACGATCATCGACGCCTTCGAGGCGGTCGGCGCCTGCCTGGCCGGCAAGATCAGCCGCGAGGAGGTCGACCGCGTCGAGCGCGCGATCTGTCCCGGTGAGGGCGCGTGCGGTGGCATGTACACCGCCAACACCATGGCCGCGGTGGCCGAGGCCATCGGGATGTCGCTGCCCGGCTCGGCCGCGCCGCCGGCCGTGGACCGCCGCCGCGACGGGTTCGCGCACCGCTCCGGCGAGGCCGTGGTCGGGCTGCTGCGCCGGGGCATCACCGCCCGCCAGATCATGACGCGCGAGGCGTTCGAGAACGCCATCACCGTGGTCATGGCCCTCGGCGGCTCGACCAACGCCGTGCTGCACCTGCTGGCCATGGCCCGCGAGGCCGAGGTCGACCTGAGCATCGACGACTTCAACCGGATCGGCGACAAGGTCCCGCACCTCGGCGACCTCAAGCCGTTCGGCCGCTACGTGATGAACGACGTCGACAAGGTCGGCGGCATCCCCGTGGTCATGAAGGCGCTGCTGGACGCCGGCCTCATGCACGGCGACTGCCTCACCGTCACCGGCAAGACCATGGCCGAGAACCTCTCCACCCTGTCGCCGCCGCCCCTGGACGACGACGTGCTGCGTGCCCTGGACCGCCCGATCCACGCCACCGGCGGCCTCACCATCCTCAAGGGCTCGCTCGCCCCCGACGGCGCCGTGGTCAAGAGCGCCGGCTTCGACGAGTCGGTCTTCACCGGCACCGCCCGGGTCTTCGACGGCGAGCGCGCCGCCATGGACGCCCTCGAGGCCGGGCAGATCACCGCCGGCGACGTGGTCGTCATCCGCTACGAGGGCCCCAAGGGCGGCCCCGGCATGCGCGAGATGCTGGCCATCACCGGCGCCATCAAGGGCGCCGGGCTGGGCAAGGACGTCCTGCTCATCACCGACGGCCGGTTCTCCGGCGGCACCACCGGCCTGTGCGTCGGCCACATCGCCCCCGAGGCCGTGGACGGCGGCCCGATCGCGTTCCTGCGCGACGGCGACCGGATCACCCTCGACGTCCTCAACCGGTCCCTCGAGGTCGAGCAGGGCGAGGACTGGGACCAGCGCAAGGAAGGCTGGGAGCCGCTGGCGCCGAAGTACACCACCGGTGTGCTCGCCAAGTACCGCAAGCTCGTCTCCTCAGCCGCGCACGGGGCGGTCACGGGCTAGGCGCCGCGCCTGACCCGGCAACCAACGCGGGTCGCTTATCGTCTCCGGTGCGATGGACAGTTCCGAACGCTCCGTGCTGGCCGCCGCGCTCGTCGCGCTGGTGGCGCTGATCGCCACCGCCGCAGTCGTGCCCGACGTGCGCGACGCCCCGGCCTGGGGGAGCACACCGCAGGCCGACCTGGCGTCCGCGCCGGCGCTCGGGCCCAGCCCGTCCGCACCCGCCTCGCCGGCCCCGAGCCCGCCGGCCTCGCCGGCGCCACCCCCGGCGCCGGCTACCCCCGCCACCCTCCCGGGCGGGGAGAAGCGGATCTTCGGCGACGGCCGCTTCCTGGTGGCCTACTACGGCACCGCGCAGACCGGCGCGCTCGGCGTGCTCGGGGAGACCTCGCCGGAGCAGATGGTCAAGCGCGTACGCCGCGCGGCCGCGCCGTTCGCCCGCCGCCACCAGCCGGTGCAGGTCGTCTTCGAGCTGATCGTCAGCATCGCCGACCGCTCCGCCGGCCCGGGTGGCGACTTCTCCCACGACATCGCGCGCCAGGAGGTGCAGCGCTACATCGACGCCGCGCACGAGCACGGCGCCCTGCTCCTGCTCGACGTGCAGCCGGGCCGCTCGGACTTCCTCACGATCGCGAAGCGCTGGGGCTGGGCCCTGAAGGACCCGTACGTCGGGCTGGCCCTCGACCCCGAGTGGCGGATGGGCCGGCACGCCGTACCCGGCACGCGGATCGGCTCGGTCGGCGCGGCCGAGGTCAACCGGGTCTCGGCCTGGCTGAGCGACCTGGTGCGCCGCAACGACCTGCCGCAGAAGCTGTTCGTGCTCCACCAGTTCCGCACCGACATGATCCGCGACATCGGCGCCATCAAGCCGCGTCGCGGGCTGGTGATGGTCCAGCACGTCGACGGCTTCGGCACCCCCGGCCAGAAGCTCGACACCTTCCACGCCGTGGCCCGGCCGCAGCAGTTCTACCTCGGGTTCAAGCTGTTCTACGACGAGGACGTGCGCCGGATGTCGGCCGCCGACGTGCACCGGATCCGGCCGAAGGTGCGCTTCGTGAGCTTCCAGTAGTCGTGCCGTGCCCGCCCGGCCGGAGCCGGGCGGGCACGCCCCCACGGGGTCTCCTGGACTAGGCGCCGAGCCGCAGCGCGGCCAGGATCTGGTTGAGCAGGGTGGTGAGCTGGCCGAGCAGCCCGGCCAGCGGCCCGCCGTCGAGCAGCCCGGTCACCGCGCACAGCAGGTTGCCGAGCAGGTTGCCGGCCCCGGTGACCGCGACGATGTCGAGCACCACCTGCTTGAGGTGCACCTGGAGCCCGAGCAGGTCCAGGTCGAGCGGTCCGAGGACCAGGTTGAGGATGTCGCAGCCGGCCCGGCTCGAGACCGCGGCGCCGGCGGACTTCGCGTCGACGGGCTGACCGGCGATCTTCTTGATCGGGATCGTCTGCAGCGAGCTGAAGGTGCTGGTGCGGCCGCCGCCCTCCTTGACGACGCCCTGGAGCAGGCCCTTGACCGCGGGCTGGCCCTGCTTGGTGACCACGCGCAGCGGCGTGAAC
This genomic window from Nocardioides anomalus contains:
- the ilvD gene encoding dihydroxy-acid dehydratase — encoded protein: MSDAPDIKPRSRDVTDGLERAAARGMLRAVGMGDEDFAKPQIGVASSWNEITPCNLSLQRLAQAVKHGVHAAGGFPMEFGTISVSDGISMGHEGMHFSLVSREVIADSVETVMSAERMDGSVLLAGCDKSLPGMMMAAARLDLASVFLYAGSIMPGQVDGRDVTIIDAFEAVGACLAGKISREEVDRVERAICPGEGACGGMYTANTMAAVAEAIGMSLPGSAAPPAVDRRRDGFAHRSGEAVVGLLRRGITARQIMTREAFENAITVVMALGGSTNAVLHLLAMAREAEVDLSIDDFNRIGDKVPHLGDLKPFGRYVMNDVDKVGGIPVVMKALLDAGLMHGDCLTVTGKTMAENLSTLSPPPLDDDVLRALDRPIHATGGLTILKGSLAPDGAVVKSAGFDESVFTGTARVFDGERAAMDALEAGQITAGDVVVIRYEGPKGGPGMREMLAITGAIKGAGLGKDVLLITDGRFSGGTTGLCVGHIAPEAVDGGPIAFLRDGDRITLDVLNRSLEVEQGEDWDQRKEGWEPLAPKYTTGVLAKYRKLVSSAAHGAVTG
- a CDS encoding ABC transporter substrate-binding protein; this translates as MSSPRHTGSGRLLGLVALVVSAALALTAAPGLAQAAAPTSDRGARSSTVAHTDQGTMTSRVVGRTADGQKVTGSFTPLRVVTKQGQPAVKGLLQGVVKEGGGRTSTFSSLQTIPIKKIAGQPVDAKSAGAAVSSRAGCDILNLVLGPLDLDLLGLQVHLKQVVLDIVAVTGAGNLLGNLLCAVTGLLDGGPLAGLLGQLTTLLNQILAALRLGA